The sequence TTATTCCACTCTCTATTTCTTAAACCTTTCCCATTTAATCAGCATATACTTATCAGCAAACTGAGTAATGATAATCCCTGAGTTTTTGATATTTTCCTCTTGTGCAATATATTCAATTAATTCATTTTGTTTCAGTATTTTGTATACAGGATGGAATTCAGAATGAGGAGGTCTTGTAATATTATATTTTTTGATCCATGAGCTGATAGTGACATGGGAAACCCCTATAATTCTTTCTATTTCACGATAACTTAAACCTTCAAGATATAGCTGTAATGCCTTGGTGACATAATAATCATCAATTTGTTTTCCCAGTTTTTTAACGGTAAAATAATAATTGCAGCTCTTACAGTGAAACC is a genomic window of Chryseobacterium nakagawai containing:
- a CDS encoding IS1/IS1595 family N-terminal zinc-binding domain-containing protein, which gives rise to MENICPKCKSNKVVKSGIVNEKQRFHCKSCNYYFTVKKLGKQIDDYYVTKALQLYLEGLSYREIERIIGVSHVTISSWIKKYNITRPPHSEFHPVYKILKQNELIEYIAQEENIKNSGIIITQFADKYMLIKWERFKK